The Fusarium musae strain F31 chromosome 10, whole genome shotgun sequence genome window below encodes:
- a CDS encoding hypothetical protein (EggNog:ENOG41): MSRAGIRQLSLLRASRQCLSPRSLAIASVVRGPIARSTPPSAALLGRQPCRLFSTTRPRRTQDEQDEDAGSYSEADHEHAVISTFDLFSIGIGPSSSHTVGPMRAGNIFVNDLIDANLLQKVNKIRVAIYGSLALTGEGHMTPSALLLGLEGADVETVDTGYVPSRFEEIKSSKKIFLARGLAADGSKGKEIDFDYEKEFIWEWGRKLPQHSNGMRFTVYDKEGYVLATNDMFSVGGGFVVNGALSIAPQETLSPNAPAQLEAGDSDTAAHPADLAENMYYKEIRRSDAAGDRRTGTEVKALEEANEGPTALLGDSPEPTGLSTDVKSETKDTSSSPHPRYPFRDAASLLSLCRKHNLTIAQLVYENEKSLGYTDEDIYRKIFKIWGVMDASILESVQAPTGSKLPGSLKLHRRAPALYRRLTRGLYPSSTADTSAAQLEHKFSSPDPNLNEDGASSSPKALSAASSPLVPEKLKTGGLRKRGPPRIHGSLDHPIAPAPSRRTTFPTMDYLSVYAIAVNETNAGGGRIVTAPTNGAAGIIPAVLKYTTEFISDDPERDIPTFLLTAAAIGMLYKRGATISAAEGGCMAEVGVACSMAAGAFAACMGASPETIEQAAEIGIEHNLGLTCDPIGGLVQAPCIERNALGATKAISSANLALSSETGTQRVRLDDAIRAMRLTAKGMRNEFKETSLSGLATSVHINIPVSVPDC, from the coding sequence ATGAGTCGCGCAGGGATAAGGCAGCTTTCGCTGCTTCGGGCGTCGAGACAATGTCTATCTCCCCGGTCCCTTGCTATTGCTTCCGTTGTAAGGGGGCCTATCGCTCGCTCGACACCGCCATCAGCAGCTTTGTTGGGACGCCAGCCATGCCGACTTTTCAGCACAACACGGCCACGAAGAACTCAGGACGAGCAGGATGAAGATGCGGGATCTTACAGCGAAGCGGATCACGAACATGCTGTCATTTCCACTTTCGATTTGTTTTCTATCGGCATTGGCCCCTCATCTTCTCATACTGTTGGGCCCATGCGTGCTGGTAACATTTTTGTCAACGATTTGATCGATGCCAATTTGCTCCAAAAAGTCAACAAAATCCGCGTCGCCATCTATGGTAGTCTTGCTCTCACGGGCGAAGGTCATATGACTCCTTCAGCTTTACTCCTTGGTCTCGAAGGCGCCGATGTCGAAACAGTCGACACAGGCTACGTGCCCAGCCGCTTCGAAGAGATCAAGTCCAGCAAGAAGATTTTCCTAGCACGTGGGCTGGCCGCAGATGGCTCCAAAGGCAAGGAGATTGATTTCGACTACGAGAAGGAATTCATCTGGGAATGGGGTCGCAAGCTTCCCCAGCACAGCAACGGCATGCGCTTCACTGTCTACGACAAGGAAGGCTACGTCCTAGCTACCAACGACATGTTCAGTGTAGGCGGCGGTTTCGTTGTCAACGGTGCTCTTAGTATCGCACCCCAAGAAACCCTTTCCCCAAACGCCCCTGCTCAACTGGAAGCCGGAGATTCGGACACGGCAGCTCACCCGGCTGATTTGGCCGAAAACATGTACTACAAGGAAATCAGGCGCTCAGATGCCGCGGGAGATCGACGAACTGGCACCGAAGTCAAGGCCCTCGAAGAAGCCAACGAAGGCCCGACAGCTCTCCTCGGAGACTCGCCTGAGCCAACCGGCCTCTCCACCGATGTCAAGTCCGAGACCAAAGATACCAGCTCATCGCCGCATCCGCGGTACCCATTCCGAGATGCCGCTAGTCTGCTTTCACTCTGCCGCAAACACAATCTCACTATCGCGCAATTGGTgtatgagaatgagaagagTCTAGGATATACGGATGAGGACATTTATCGaaagatcttcaagatctGGGGAGTCATGGATGCCAGTATCCTGGAAAGTGTCCAGGCGCCAACAGGCTCCAAGCTTCCTGGATCCCTCAAGCTGCATCGACGAGCGCCGGCGCTCTACCGCCGATTGACTCGAGGGTTATATCCTTCGTCGACTGCTGATACTTCAGCTGCTCAGCTCGAGCACAAGTTCTCTTCGCCTGATCCCAACCTCAACGAGGATGGCGCCAGCTCATCACCGAAAGCTCTCTCTGCAGCTTCATCTCCGTTGGTTccggagaagctcaagactggCGGCCTTCGGAAGCGCGGTCCGCCACGGATTCACGGTTCTCTGGATCACCCTATCGCTCCAGCTCCTTCTCGCCGGACAACATTCCCCACCATGGACTACCTGTCTGTCTATGCTATTGCCGTCAATGAAACCAACGCTGGCGGCGGTCGAATCGTCACCGCTCCTACCAACGGTGCCGCAGGCATTATCCCAGCTGTGCTCAAGTACACCACAGAGTTCATCAGCGACGACCCTGAGCGAGATATCCCCACGTTCCTTCTCACTGCTGCCGCAATTGGTATGCTTTACAAGCGAGGTGCCACCATCTCAGCCGCCGAAGGAGGATGCATGGCGGAGGTCGGCGTTGCCTGCTCCATGGCCGCTGGTGCTTTCGCAGCCTGCATGGGAGCCAGCCCTGAAACAATCGAACAAGCTGCAGAAATCGGTATCGAACACAACCTGGGACTGACATGTGATCCCATCGGCGGACTCGTCCAAGCTCCCTGCATCGAGAGAAACGCGCTGGGCGCGACAAAGGCCATCTCTAGCGCCAACCTGGCGCTCAGTAGTGAAACAGGCACGCAGCGCGTGAGGCTGGATGACGCTATCCGGGCGATGCGGCTGACGGCCAAGGGAATGAGGAACGAATTCAAGGAAACGAGTTTGAGTGGATTGGCTACGAGCGTTCACATTAATATTCCAGTCAGTGTTCCTGACTGCTAG